The following proteins come from a genomic window of Maylandia zebra isolate NMK-2024a linkage group LG22, Mzebra_GT3a, whole genome shotgun sequence:
- the LOC106676452 gene encoding G2/M phase-specific E3 ubiquitin-protein ligase isoform X2 gives MIAVSIVHGGPGPCCLSPNFFMYLVGKDKTFEAPIDDIPDEEIKKALLEIKNATSLSELRVISEKHSSMLQTAGCCRFMRTLEDKKKVVADYIQWYFIYRNHLSIQSFRKGLATLDFLNALEQHPSLFFSFMCYTETRLTADLLENIFHVQFGPPGSSRRQEETRVLSYWQDYLLSVEERNGSLSLEDILMFATGLGEIPPAAIQPKPQLLFQTTSRFPVADVCANTIKIPVLHSYEDFQEAMDYGIQNSPGFGLP, from the exons ATGATTGCAGTTTCCATTGTTCATGGTGGTCCAGGGCCATGTTGTTTATCTCCAAACTTCTTTATGTACCTTGTTGGAAAAGACAAGACATTCGAGGCACCAATTGATGATATACCAGATGAAGAAATCAAGAAGGCTCTACTAGAG ATAAAGAATGCAACATCTCTAAGTGAGCTCCGAGTAATCTCAGAAAAACACTCAAGCATGCTCCAGACAGCAGGATGCTGTCGATTCATGAGGACACTGGAGGATAAGAAGAAGGTAGTAGCGGATTACATTCAGTGGTACTTCATCTACCGAAACCATCTTTCCATCCAAAG TTTCAGAAAGGGTCTAGCAACACTGGATTTTCTAAACGCCCTGGAACAGCATCCTTCACTCTTCTTCTCATTCATGTGCTACACTGAGACCAGGCTGACAGCTGATCTTCTTGAGAACATCTTCCATGTGCAATTTGGTCCACCTGGCAGCTCTAGGCGTCAAGAGGAGACAAGAGTACTGAGCTACTGGCAAGACTATCTGCTTTCTGTAGAAG AGAGAAATGGAAGTCTGTCTCTTGAAGACATCCTTATGTTTGCAACTGGACTGGGAGAAATTCCTCCTGCAGCAATTCAGCCAAAGCCACAACTTCTTTTCCAGACCACTTCACGCTTCCCTGTAGCAGATGTCTGTGCAAATACTATCAAAATCCCAGTGTTACACAGTTATGAGGACTTCCAAGAAGCCATGGATTATGGCATCCAGAACTCTCCTGGGTTTGGGCTTCCCTAA
- the LOC106676452 gene encoding G2/M phase-specific E3 ubiquitin-protein ligase isoform X1 has product MQKEKCCKKENAANRQTLHCKKKNAAKRKALQKHTKHNGNRKKDNGNVPGETITRRTSCTNQNMLTSALGLGYTSKKWRRAADENEYFYVGRMIAVSIVHGGPGPCCLSPNFFMYLVGKDKTFEAPIDDIPDEEIKKALLEIKNATSLSELRVISEKHSSMLQTAGCCRFMRTLEDKKKVVADYIQWYFIYRNHLSIQSFRKGLATLDFLNALEQHPSLFFSFMCYTETRLTADLLENIFHVQFGPPGSSRRQEETRVLSYWQDYLLSVEERNGSLSLEDILMFATGLGEIPPAAIQPKPQLLFQTTSRFPVADVCANTIKIPVLHSYEDFQEAMDYGIQNSPGFGLP; this is encoded by the exons atgcaaaaagaaaaatgctgcaaaaaggaaAACGCTGCAAATAGACAGACGCtgcactgcaaaaagaaaaacgctgcaaaaagaaaagcgctgcaaaagcacacaaagcacaacggaaataggaaaaaagataACGGAAATGTtcctggggagacaataacccgacggaccagttgcacgaACCAAAACATGCTAACCAGTGCGCTCGGACTGGGATACACTTCAAAGAAGTGGAGGAGAG CTGCAGATGAAAATGAATATTTCTACGTTGGAAGAATGATTGCAGTTTCCATTGTTCATGGTGGTCCAGGGCCATGTTGTTTATCTCCAAACTTCTTTATGTACCTTGTTGGAAAAGACAAGACATTCGAGGCACCAATTGATGATATACCAGATGAAGAAATCAAGAAGGCTCTACTAGAG ATAAAGAATGCAACATCTCTAAGTGAGCTCCGAGTAATCTCAGAAAAACACTCAAGCATGCTCCAGACAGCAGGATGCTGTCGATTCATGAGGACACTGGAGGATAAGAAGAAGGTAGTAGCGGATTACATTCAGTGGTACTTCATCTACCGAAACCATCTTTCCATCCAAAG TTTCAGAAAGGGTCTAGCAACACTGGATTTTCTAAACGCCCTGGAACAGCATCCTTCACTCTTCTTCTCATTCATGTGCTACACTGAGACCAGGCTGACAGCTGATCTTCTTGAGAACATCTTCCATGTGCAATTTGGTCCACCTGGCAGCTCTAGGCGTCAAGAGGAGACAAGAGTACTGAGCTACTGGCAAGACTATCTGCTTTCTGTAGAAG AGAGAAATGGAAGTCTGTCTCTTGAAGACATCCTTATGTTTGCAACTGGACTGGGAGAAATTCCTCCTGCAGCAATTCAGCCAAAGCCACAACTTCTTTTCCAGACCACTTCACGCTTCCCTGTAGCAGATGTCTGTGCAAATACTATCAAAATCCCAGTGTTACACAGTTATGAGGACTTCCAAGAAGCCATGGATTATGGCATCCAGAACTCTCCTGGGTTTGGGCTTCCCTAA
- the LOC106676452 gene encoding G2/M phase-specific E3 ubiquitin-protein ligase isoform X3 yields MYLVGKDKTFEAPIDDIPDEEIKKALLEIKNATSLSELRVISEKHSSMLQTAGCCRFMRTLEDKKKVVADYIQWYFIYRNHLSIQSFRKGLATLDFLNALEQHPSLFFSFMCYTETRLTADLLENIFHVQFGPPGSSRRQEETRVLSYWQDYLLSVEERNGSLSLEDILMFATGLGEIPPAAIQPKPQLLFQTTSRFPVADVCANTIKIPVLHSYEDFQEAMDYGIQNSPGFGLP; encoded by the exons ATGTACCTTGTTGGAAAAGACAAGACATTCGAGGCACCAATTGATGATATACCAGATGAAGAAATCAAGAAGGCTCTACTAGAG ATAAAGAATGCAACATCTCTAAGTGAGCTCCGAGTAATCTCAGAAAAACACTCAAGCATGCTCCAGACAGCAGGATGCTGTCGATTCATGAGGACACTGGAGGATAAGAAGAAGGTAGTAGCGGATTACATTCAGTGGTACTTCATCTACCGAAACCATCTTTCCATCCAAAG TTTCAGAAAGGGTCTAGCAACACTGGATTTTCTAAACGCCCTGGAACAGCATCCTTCACTCTTCTTCTCATTCATGTGCTACACTGAGACCAGGCTGACAGCTGATCTTCTTGAGAACATCTTCCATGTGCAATTTGGTCCACCTGGCAGCTCTAGGCGTCAAGAGGAGACAAGAGTACTGAGCTACTGGCAAGACTATCTGCTTTCTGTAGAAG AGAGAAATGGAAGTCTGTCTCTTGAAGACATCCTTATGTTTGCAACTGGACTGGGAGAAATTCCTCCTGCAGCAATTCAGCCAAAGCCACAACTTCTTTTCCAGACCACTTCACGCTTCCCTGTAGCAGATGTCTGTGCAAATACTATCAAAATCCCAGTGTTACACAGTTATGAGGACTTCCAAGAAGCCATGGATTATGGCATCCAGAACTCTCCTGGGTTTGGGCTTCCCTAA